From a single Endozoicomonas euniceicola genomic region:
- the pncB gene encoding nicotinate phosphoribosyltransferase has product MINCTAGAIETVTVKPIITSLLDTDLYKYTMQQVMFSCYPEATGKMSFRCRSGQLNLDLLELRRQIDLLAELSLTEEELLWLSELPFITPEFVHWLRRFRLDPKAVHIAETGGHVDITVAGNWAEITHFEIFILAIVSELHCRRHFGGKPERSGELRLQTKIQQFKVDLGDDADFNLVDFGTRRRFSGQWHEHVVKTLQKELPLAFAGTSNLHLARILGLKPVGTMAHEWLQAHQALGDRLSDFQQDALFTWLDYYHGQLGIALTDTISMKAFLQDFDHRLATAYAGIRHDSGDPVAWGEQALAHYASLGIDARDKVLVFSDKLDFDTALMLYRHFSGRVKVSFGIGTYLTNDMGQPAPNIVLKLVELNGQPVAKLSDSPGKTMCEDDEFVARLRASFLREAS; this is encoded by the coding sequence ATGATTAATTGCACAGCGGGTGCTATTGAAACGGTCACGGTAAAACCAATTATTACCTCATTGCTGGATACTGATCTCTACAAGTACACCATGCAGCAGGTGATGTTCAGTTGTTACCCTGAGGCCACGGGTAAGATGAGCTTCCGTTGTCGCTCGGGTCAGCTGAATCTGGACTTGCTGGAGCTGCGCCGCCAGATTGATTTGCTGGCCGAGCTGTCACTGACAGAAGAAGAGTTGCTCTGGTTAAGTGAGTTGCCTTTTATAACGCCTGAATTTGTGCACTGGTTGCGTCGGTTTCGTCTTGACCCGAAAGCGGTTCATATTGCTGAGACCGGCGGGCATGTAGACATTACGGTGGCTGGCAACTGGGCTGAAATTACCCACTTCGAAATCTTTATTCTGGCTATTGTCAGTGAGCTTCACTGTCGTCGGCATTTTGGTGGCAAGCCTGAACGTTCAGGAGAGCTGCGATTACAGACGAAGATTCAGCAGTTTAAAGTGGATCTGGGCGATGACGCAGATTTTAACCTGGTGGATTTTGGTACCCGGCGACGTTTCTCCGGACAGTGGCATGAGCATGTGGTCAAAACCTTACAGAAAGAACTGCCCTTAGCCTTTGCGGGAACCAGTAATCTGCATCTTGCCCGAATCCTTGGTCTTAAACCTGTTGGTACTATGGCTCATGAATGGCTTCAGGCTCATCAGGCGCTGGGTGACCGATTATCCGACTTTCAACAGGATGCCTTATTTACCTGGCTGGACTATTACCACGGTCAGCTGGGAATAGCCCTGACCGACACGATCAGCATGAAAGCGTTCCTGCAGGACTTTGACCACCGCCTCGCTACCGCTTATGCCGGTATCCGGCATGATTCCGGTGATCCTGTGGCATGGGGTGAGCAGGCGCTGGCGCACTATGCCAGCCTGGGTATTGATGCCCGTGACAAGGTGCTTGTGTTCAGTGACAAGTTGGATTTTGATACGGCATTAATGCTTTACCGGCACTTTTCGGGTCGGGTTAAGGTCAGTTTTGGTATTGGCACCTACCTGACTAACGATATGGGGCAGCCTGCGCCGAATATTGTTCTTAAGCTGGTGGAGCTGAATGGTCAGCCTGTTGCCAAGCTGTCTGACAGTCCGGGCAAAACCATGTGTGAAGATGATGAGTTCGTTGCCAGGCTCAGGGCTTCCTTCCTCAGGGAAGCATCATAA